One stretch of Gemmatimonadota bacterium DNA includes these proteins:
- a CDS encoding ABC transporter permease gives MGFLLKPYDAIRTRLARSPEAGAAAGFSVIFLVFALAAPDTFLSHSAISSILNSQAVPGILAIGITLLMISGEFDLSVGSILGVSSLAFLYATVNGVPVLLAAAIGLIVGCLLGLINGLLLISTGIPSFIITLGTMLAYRAIPLTAISGGRIIRYADYSRESPILEVPGLVVFILTLTLFFIVLWIARDIWRARNQSAKSRILVAVALLFVAYLAIEALIPHPLMPVKIDFFYALNGRIEPGNYRTGILWWIGLTAAFAIILSQSRFGNAVFATGGNAQAARLQGIRIDRVRVTNFVISGFLAALAGIIQVARLKSVDPLRGTGLELEVIAAVVIGGTLLTGGYGSLIGSAIGTALTGMLRTGLVLMQVPSNAFRGAIGAIMIAAVVINNFVRKER, from the coding sequence ATAGGATTTCTGTTGAAGCCTTATGACGCCATTCGCACCCGCCTTGCGCGCTCTCCAGAAGCTGGCGCTGCAGCGGGTTTTTCCGTTATATTTTTGGTTTTTGCACTCGCCGCGCCAGATACATTTCTCTCCCATAGCGCGATTTCATCCATTCTCAACAGTCAGGCCGTTCCGGGCATCCTCGCTATTGGTATTACGCTTTTGATGATTTCTGGAGAGTTTGACCTTTCAGTTGGTTCTATTCTGGGGGTGTCTTCTCTCGCATTTCTCTATGCAACCGTAAATGGTGTACCTGTTTTACTCGCGGCAGCCATTGGATTAATTGTCGGCTGTTTGCTCGGTCTGATCAATGGGTTGCTTCTCATATCCACGGGCATTCCATCGTTTATTATTACGTTGGGGACGATGCTCGCGTATCGCGCCATTCCTCTTACGGCTATTTCTGGTGGGCGCATTATACGATATGCCGACTATTCGCGCGAGTCTCCAATTCTCGAAGTGCCCGGTCTGGTAGTTTTTATTTTGACGCTCACACTTTTTTTTATTGTTCTGTGGATAGCGCGGGATATCTGGCGGGCGAGAAATCAATCCGCAAAGTCCAGGATTCTGGTTGCTGTTGCGCTTCTTTTTGTCGCTTATCTCGCCATTGAGGCACTTATACCCCATCCTTTGATGCCGGTTAAAATTGATTTTTTTTACGCGCTCAACGGACGCATTGAACCGGGGAACTACCGCACTGGCATTCTGTGGTGGATAGGACTGACCGCGGCTTTTGCGATTATCTTGAGTCAATCTCGTTTTGGCAACGCTGTTTTTGCCACGGGGGGCAATGCCCAGGCGGCGCGTTTGCAGGGTATTCGTATCGATCGCGTGCGCGTGACCAATTTTGTCATTTCGGGATTTCTCGCCGCGCTTGCGGGTATTATTCAGGTTGCACGCCTCAAAAGCGTCGATCCATTGCGCGGTACGGGGCTGGAACTCGAGGTTATCGCCGCGGTTGTCATTGGTGGTACGCTGCTCACAGGGGGGTATGGCAGTCTGATCGGTTCGGCTATTGGCACTGCGCTGACGGGCATGTTGCGCACGGGGCTTGTTCTTATGCAGGTTCCCTCCAATGCCTTTCGGGGTGCTATTGGTGCTATTATGATTGCGGCTGTTGTGATTAATAATTTTGTGCGGAAAGAACGCTGA
- a CDS encoding HEAT repeat domain-containing protein, with translation MSPRTQKSDFTPLTYTTSDRLVTDFTSRGIVILSPEDLGIPAEVHKRVYNFEKKAKKEKKRVTTGIIPDVLEVLNAPGLVSACDQLAGKNWAIVPFTHNAVFTSGPRDQHWHKDDNGPYNSRKQRHHQAVQLEMLYYPQDVTAEMGPTATIPYSQYWTFNHEENHDNFAGADHLDFAYFFDMQSEHVSGPQSKYDIEDIVNQRTAHDIRMRDAVTNTQWPLVLPFEAGPLRAGSVIIYSHNTFHRGNHRRDDWRTWEDNPRFMWRFWLYRTTDPSPNGSTTVVPMNDLGIDPITRVNLSGAPDDATEVWRYHHHWIKTGQAPPPRPESKSASQKEKEREAKALFEQLHAKYDEAEPVRIGAAYKLASIGDPALATKFLGRALHTDRENVRRAATYGLIAVGPDATDTLIEATRSPIKWIRKAGIYGLGDASHLTKDVLDAVTSCLHNDSSVYVRSVAAGTLGCLGRRAVATGKGTDLIPTCIDALLQSLSREENRPSMDKAQKRSIKFVRPTDDCDVCEGSGVDFGLDRFEPVRSAVRENALWSIVILCSHGTKILGNALEPTIETLKDIIQTDKNVIDVGFAMDALIRLVKLSPDEVPQINRKNLLNILKELPVHSWETFIRGGLSLDTVSKFNKP, from the coding sequence ATGAGTCCCCGCACCCAAAAATCTGATTTTACCCCCCTCACATATACCACATCCGACCGTCTGGTCACAGATTTTACAAGCCGGGGCATAGTCATCCTTTCCCCCGAAGACCTGGGCATCCCCGCCGAAGTCCACAAACGCGTTTACAACTTCGAAAAAAAGGCTAAAAAAGAGAAAAAACGCGTCACAACGGGCATTATCCCCGACGTACTCGAAGTCCTCAACGCACCCGGCCTCGTCTCAGCCTGTGACCAGCTCGCAGGTAAAAATTGGGCCATCGTCCCCTTTACCCACAACGCAGTATTTACCAGTGGACCCAGAGATCAACACTGGCACAAAGACGACAACGGCCCATACAACAGCCGAAAACAGCGCCACCATCAGGCCGTCCAACTGGAAATGCTGTATTATCCTCAAGATGTCACCGCAGAAATGGGCCCCACAGCAACCATCCCCTACTCACAATATTGGACCTTTAACCACGAAGAAAACCACGATAACTTTGCAGGCGCAGACCACCTCGATTTTGCCTACTTCTTCGACATGCAAAGCGAACACGTCAGCGGGCCCCAATCCAAATACGATATCGAAGACATCGTCAACCAGCGCACCGCCCATGACATTCGCATGCGCGATGCCGTCACCAACACACAATGGCCTCTCGTACTCCCCTTTGAAGCAGGACCACTCCGCGCAGGCAGCGTGATCATCTACTCGCACAACACCTTCCACAGGGGCAACCACCGGCGCGATGACTGGCGCACCTGGGAAGACAACCCGCGCTTTATGTGGCGCTTCTGGCTTTATCGCACCACCGATCCATCACCCAACGGGTCAACCACCGTTGTACCAATGAACGACCTCGGCATCGACCCCATCACCCGCGTCAACCTCTCCGGGGCACCAGACGATGCCACCGAAGTGTGGCGCTATCATCATCACTGGATCAAAACCGGCCAGGCACCGCCACCCCGTCCCGAATCAAAATCTGCTTCGCAAAAAGAAAAAGAGCGCGAAGCCAAAGCCCTTTTCGAACAACTCCACGCCAAATACGACGAAGCTGAACCCGTCCGAATTGGAGCAGCTTACAAACTCGCCTCAATTGGCGACCCGGCATTGGCCACCAAATTCCTCGGACGCGCGCTCCACACCGACCGCGAAAATGTGCGACGCGCCGCCACATACGGCCTGATCGCCGTGGGACCAGACGCGACAGACACACTCATCGAAGCAACCCGATCGCCCATCAAATGGATTCGCAAAGCAGGCATCTATGGCCTGGGCGACGCCAGCCATCTCACAAAGGATGTACTCGACGCAGTTACCTCCTGCTTACACAACGACTCCTCTGTCTATGTCCGCTCTGTAGCCGCGGGAACCCTGGGCTGTTTGGGACGCCGTGCTGTAGCTACTGGTAAAGGCACTGATCTGATTCCCACTTGCATCGATGCGCTCTTGCAAAGCCTCAGCCGCGAAGAAAACCGCCCCAGCATGGACAAGGCACAAAAACGAAGCATCAAATTTGTGCGTCCAACCGACGACTGCGACGTCTGCGAAGGCAGTGGCGTCGATTTTGGCCTCGACCGCTTTGAGCCTGTTCGCTCTGCAGTCCGGGAAAATGCCCTGTGGTCCATCGTTATCCTCTGTTCCCATGGCACCAAAATCCTCGGCAATGCACTTGAGCCGACAATCGAAACCTTAAAAGACATCATCCAAACCGACAAAAATGTCATCGACGTCGGATTCGCCATGGACGCGCTGATTCGCCTGGTCAAATTGAGCCCGGATGAAGTTCCTCAAATCAACCGGAAAAACCTCCTGAATATCTTGAAAGAACTCCCCGTACACAGCTGGGAAACCTTCATCCGAGGAGGCCTTAGTCTGGACACTGTATCAAAATTTAATAAACCCTGA
- a CDS encoding sugar ABC transporter substrate-binding protein, with protein sequence MVIRYVLALFFIFFCLHPAIAQERYKFAFVTHGGPGNPFWNVVIKGMEDAAKRYDVDVQWLSNPTFSIADMPNFLDDAIANKVNGIGITCPDPEAIRESVVRAHAAGIPIIVLNTADSNAGGDHALPTQFYVGASEYLGGQSNARAILAEAEKRGIAVQRAVCPIQELGHSGLEARFAGFSSIFGERGIVVDGLTISNDVEQSAGLLRDYFLGHPETNAIATLGPLPADAFYLFLEEEGKKAGEILHVTHDTSTSIFEHIRRGYTVQAVDQQPYLQGYLTVSFLYLNNAYGLTLAQDVLTGPFAINASNVDRIARLVTAGYR encoded by the coding sequence ATGGTTATTCGCTATGTTCTCGCGCTTTTCTTTATCTTTTTTTGCCTGCATCCCGCAATCGCTCAGGAACGCTACAAATTTGCTTTTGTCACGCATGGCGGGCCGGGAAATCCATTCTGGAATGTGGTGATTAAGGGTATGGAAGATGCGGCCAAACGCTATGATGTGGATGTGCAATGGTTGAGCAATCCCACATTTTCAATTGCGGATATGCCCAATTTTCTCGATGACGCTATTGCAAATAAGGTCAACGGCATTGGCATTACGTGTCCGGATCCCGAAGCTATCCGGGAGAGCGTTGTGCGCGCACACGCGGCGGGTATTCCCATTATTGTGCTCAATACGGCAGATTCCAACGCGGGGGGAGATCATGCATTGCCCACGCAATTTTATGTGGGTGCCAGCGAGTATCTCGGCGGTCAATCCAATGCAAGAGCTATTCTCGCCGAGGCGGAAAAGCGCGGGATAGCGGTTCAGCGCGCGGTATGTCCTATTCAGGAACTCGGGCATAGTGGTCTCGAAGCGCGGTTTGCTGGTTTTTCGAGCATTTTTGGGGAAAGGGGCATTGTCGTCGATGGTTTGACCATATCTAACGATGTCGAGCAGTCCGCGGGCTTGTTGCGCGACTATTTTCTCGGACATCCCGAGACCAATGCCATCGCTACCCTGGGACCACTGCCAGCAGATGCTTTTTATCTTTTTTTGGAGGAAGAGGGAAAAAAAGCTGGCGAAATTTTGCATGTTACCCACGATACGAGTACGTCCATATTTGAGCATATTCGGAGGGGATATACGGTTCAGGCTGTCGATCAACAGCCCTATTTGCAGGGTTATTTGACTGTTTCTTTTTTGTATTTGAATAATGCCTATGGTCTTACTCTCGCACAGGATGTGCTCACAGGCCCGTTCGCCATTAATGCATCAAATGTTGACCGCATTGCCAGATTAGTGACCGCAGGTTATAGATAG
- a CDS encoding sulfatase-like hydrolase/transferase translates to MSQNRPNILYIMDDQHRWDYLGSMGADFVKTSNLDRLAERGIQFTQCITNCPVCAPSRIAVASGLQPVRLGALGNNNFLPRTATTYYQRLRDHNYYVGCVGKLDLAKPDGYNGRDGDRPATYMWGFTHPVEVEGKSHAGRGRIPQGPYNHFLKEKGLLDAFVDDYSARSGPASCHDSVLPTEAFADTYIGQRSVQWIEDIPGDFPWHLFVSFVGPHSPFDPPTEYAERYRNAEMPAPIPATSKGKPKNIESSRKGLTGAEILETRRQYCAYIELIDAQIGEILDAVEKRGMMDNTYIIFASDHGEMLGDHGLYGKSVPYEASLRVPLIVAGPGIEGGRVSAEPVELIDTNATICEWAGLPPQENIDAQSLGPVLRGETDDHRTESVSQIGRFRLIRTKTHKLIENNNDINELYDLENDPNELDNIARENPDIVKELGSRLDERFKEGAWLRG, encoded by the coding sequence ATGTCTCAGAATCGACCGAATATTCTCTATATCATGGACGACCAGCACCGATGGGATTATCTGGGATCAATGGGTGCTGATTTTGTCAAAACATCCAATCTGGACCGGCTGGCAGAGCGCGGCATTCAGTTTACACAATGTATAACAAATTGTCCGGTTTGCGCGCCATCTCGCATTGCGGTCGCATCCGGCCTGCAACCCGTTCGCCTGGGGGCGCTGGGTAACAACAATTTTCTGCCGCGCACAGCCACAACCTATTACCAACGGCTACGCGATCACAATTACTACGTGGGATGCGTGGGCAAACTGGATCTGGCAAAACCCGATGGGTACAATGGACGCGATGGCGATAGGCCAGCTACGTATATGTGGGGGTTCACGCATCCCGTCGAAGTTGAAGGCAAAAGCCATGCTGGCAGGGGCAGAATTCCCCAGGGACCCTACAATCATTTTTTAAAAGAAAAAGGACTACTCGATGCGTTTGTCGATGATTATTCAGCGCGAAGTGGCCCCGCCTCGTGTCATGATTCGGTACTCCCAACAGAAGCATTTGCAGATACGTACATAGGACAGCGATCTGTACAGTGGATCGAAGACATACCAGGCGATTTCCCCTGGCATTTATTCGTGAGTTTTGTGGGACCACACAGCCCATTTGATCCACCGACCGAATATGCCGAACGATATCGCAACGCCGAGATGCCAGCTCCGATCCCAGCAACGAGCAAAGGTAAACCAAAAAATATTGAAAGCAGCAGAAAAGGTCTGACCGGGGCTGAGATTCTGGAGACGCGACGGCAATATTGTGCGTACATCGAACTGATTGACGCTCAAATTGGCGAAATATTAGACGCGGTTGAAAAACGGGGAATGATGGACAATACGTACATTATTTTTGCCAGCGATCACGGTGAAATGCTCGGCGACCACGGGCTTTACGGCAAAAGCGTGCCCTATGAGGCTTCGTTGCGCGTGCCGCTTATTGTGGCTGGACCTGGTATTGAAGGGGGCAGGGTATCGGCAGAACCAGTAGAATTGATCGATACCAACGCGACAATCTGCGAATGGGCCGGATTGCCACCACAGGAAAATATCGACGCGCAGTCATTGGGACCCGTTTTGAGAGGCGAGACGGATGATCATCGCACAGAATCGGTCAGCCAAATTGGTCGTTTCAGGTTGATCCGGACGAAAACACACAAACTGATCGAAAACAACAACGATATCAATGAGCTTTACGACCTGGAAAATGATCCGAATGAACTGGACAATATCGCGCGTGAAAATCCAGATATCGTGAAGGAGCTTGGCAGTCGGTTAGACGAGAGATTCAAAGAAGGGGCCTGGCTACGCGGTTGA
- the gatB gene encoding Asp-tRNA(Asn)/Glu-tRNA(Gln) amidotransferase subunit GatB → MNYESVIGLEVHAQLATTTKIFCGCSAEFGADPNTHVCPVCLGLPGALPVLNQNVVELAMRVALSAGCAIQPRSRFLRKNYFYPDLPKGYQISQFQSNEEMPLATGGGVDVPTADGGRKTIRLTRIHMEEDAGKSIHQEAFVAAGESLVDVNRCGVPLIEIVSEPDLSTSEEVFYYLTSLHQLLVYTGVSEGDMEKGHMRIDANVSIRPVGETQLGTKVEIKNVNSFRNCQRAIESEIQRQIDLVETGGEIEQATMLYDPDHNILRAMRTKEESDDYRYFPDPDLVPLVVDDAWVARVQSQIPELPEDKRARFAEVYDISGDQIDVLTADRDVADYFEAAVATGVQSRLVANWIQGDVMRVLNDRKIAIGDLCVSAERLAELIGLIDKGDISTSIARTVFDDMVETGDSPAAIVEKKGLVQISDAGELDGVIDQIIADNPEEVERFKGGDQKLMGFFMGQLMRATKGQANPQKASQLLREKLS, encoded by the coding sequence ATGAATTACGAATCTGTCATCGGCCTGGAAGTGCACGCCCAACTTGCGACCACTACGAAAATTTTTTGCGGATGTAGCGCTGAATTTGGCGCCGATCCCAATACCCATGTTTGTCCGGTGTGTTTGGGCTTGCCGGGTGCGCTTCCCGTGTTGAATCAGAATGTGGTTGAACTGGCGATGCGCGTTGCACTATCTGCGGGTTGCGCGATTCAACCGCGCAGTCGTTTTTTGCGGAAGAATTATTTTTATCCCGATCTGCCCAAGGGGTATCAAATCTCGCAGTTTCAATCGAATGAAGAAATGCCTCTGGCTACTGGTGGGGGTGTTGACGTGCCCACGGCTGACGGTGGTAGGAAGACCATTCGCCTTACGCGTATCCATATGGAAGAAGATGCTGGCAAGAGCATCCACCAGGAGGCCTTTGTGGCTGCAGGGGAGTCTCTCGTGGATGTCAATCGCTGTGGCGTGCCGCTTATCGAGATTGTGAGTGAGCCGGATCTTTCGACGTCGGAGGAAGTTTTTTACTATCTGACGAGTTTGCATCAATTGCTGGTGTACACGGGGGTGTCCGAAGGCGATATGGAAAAAGGACATATGCGAATTGATGCCAATGTGTCGATTCGACCCGTTGGAGAAACCCAACTCGGCACGAAGGTTGAGATCAAAAATGTCAATTCTTTTCGCAATTGCCAGCGCGCTATCGAGTCCGAGATTCAGCGGCAGATTGATTTGGTTGAGACCGGCGGTGAGATTGAGCAGGCGACGATGCTCTATGACCCCGATCACAATATTTTGCGGGCTATGCGTACAAAAGAGGAGTCGGACGATTATCGCTATTTTCCCGATCCGGATCTGGTCCCATTGGTCGTAGATGATGCCTGGGTCGCGCGCGTTCAGAGCCAGATTCCAGAGTTGCCAGAGGACAAACGCGCGCGTTTTGCAGAGGTTTACGATATTTCCGGCGATCAGATTGATGTGCTTACCGCAGATCGAGATGTTGCGGATTATTTTGAAGCCGCGGTTGCGACGGGTGTGCAGAGCAGGCTCGTGGCCAATTGGATACAGGGCGATGTGATGCGCGTTCTGAATGACCGGAAGATCGCGATTGGCGATTTGTGCGTTTCAGCCGAACGCCTTGCGGAATTGATTGGTTTGATCGATAAGGGCGATATTAGCACCAGTATCGCGCGAACGGTTTTCGACGATATGGTGGAGACAGGGGATAGTCCTGCGGCTATTGTGGAGAAGAAGGGGCTTGTGCAGATTAGCGATGCGGGTGAACTCGATGGCGTGATCGATCAGATTATTGCGGATAATCCCGAGGAGGTTGAGCGGTTTAAAGGCGGCGATCAAAAGCTTATGGGGTTCTTTATGGGCCAGCTTATGAGGGCCACAAAGGGCCAGGCCAATCCCCAAAAAGCCAGTCAGTTGTTGCGGGAGAAGTTGAGTTGA
- a CDS encoding glycosyltransferase, with protein MTSLIVFVKNPLPGAVKTRLQTRYTPDQVAALYTAFVRDVLARAESIDVDRRVIAFDPPDAESEVRVLFDGGVKALWEYVPQVQDDLGARMREALVQQLDAGASAAVLIGTDIPSLPAHHITQAFDLLHTKDVVLGPSTDGGYYLVGVSKSTPEIFEDVAWSTPSVLAQTIDRVQRAGNTLGLVPPWFDVDTPDELDFLLAHARATILATGIDPLPYTHACLSNLT; from the coding sequence ATGACATCCCTAATCGTTTTTGTCAAAAATCCACTTCCCGGAGCGGTCAAGACCCGCTTGCAGACGCGCTATACACCCGATCAGGTTGCAGCTCTGTACACTGCGTTTGTGCGCGATGTGCTGGCTCGGGCAGAGAGTATTGATGTCGATAGACGGGTGATCGCTTTTGACCCTCCCGATGCAGAGTCCGAGGTTCGCGTGCTTTTTGATGGGGGGGTGAAGGCTCTATGGGAGTACGTTCCCCAGGTGCAGGATGATCTCGGTGCGCGTATGCGAGAAGCACTGGTTCAACAACTCGACGCTGGTGCATCAGCAGCCGTTCTCATTGGTACGGATATCCCTTCTCTGCCAGCCCATCATATTACACAGGCATTCGATCTGCTGCACACAAAGGATGTTGTTTTAGGTCCGAGTACAGATGGTGGATACTATCTCGTTGGTGTTTCAAAATCTACGCCGGAAATTTTTGAGGATGTGGCATGGAGTACACCCAGTGTTCTGGCGCAGACTATTGACCGCGTTCAGCGCGCGGGGAATACGCTCGGTCTCGTTCCCCCCTGGTTTGATGTCGATACCCCCGATGAACTCGATTTTCTTCTCGCCCATGCGCGCGCTACAATACTCGCTACGGGCATAGATCCCTTACCGTACACGCATGCCTGTTTGTCGAACTTGACTTGA
- a CDS encoding pectate lyase produces the protein MHICLLLVCVGILALIPNVYAEDIPAFPGAEGYGAMTRGGRGGKVIIVTNLNDSGPGSLREACEVEGPRIVVFQVSGTITLEKRLRISNPHITIAGQTAPGDGICIRRYPLSINTSEVIIRYIRVRLGDETGDDSDAISSRYQKNIILDHVSASWSIDETVSIYHCENVTIQWCLISESLYDAGHVKGTHGFGGIWGSNRSTYHHNLLAHHTSRNPRFASGCGYNDFRNNVVYNWGYNSAYGGEKQQAGNEKFNFTVVNMVANYYKPGPATRSGEVTYRIVNPTSNDSADGFGKWYVADNVVHGNSAVTANNWDGGVQPEDGSSHIPKLKLDRPFDAIPINQQTAEDAYHAVLENAGASLPKRDAVDTRIIDETRNGYATYEGGTYEKNNRVPDESKKCGIIDSQTDVGGWPELRSLPAPLDSDADGMPDEWEKRYGFDPHDAADTSKDKDNDGYTNIEEYLNGTNPTEFIDYTRPENNVNTL, from the coding sequence CTGCACATCTGTTTGCTTTTAGTGTGTGTTGGTATTCTCGCACTGATTCCGAATGTATATGCAGAGGATATTCCAGCATTTCCGGGTGCCGAAGGTTATGGCGCAATGACGCGCGGAGGTAGGGGCGGAAAAGTCATCATTGTAACGAATCTGAACGACTCCGGACCAGGCAGCTTGCGCGAGGCATGCGAGGTAGAAGGTCCGCGGATAGTTGTGTTCCAGGTTTCTGGGACAATTACCCTTGAAAAGCGTTTGAGAATCTCCAACCCGCACATCACCATCGCCGGACAAACTGCCCCAGGTGATGGGATTTGCATCAGGAGATATCCGCTCTCAATTAATACCAGCGAAGTTATTATCAGGTATATAAGGGTAAGATTGGGAGATGAAACCGGCGATGATTCAGATGCCATATCCAGCAGGTATCAAAAGAATATTATCCTTGATCATGTGTCGGCAAGTTGGAGTATTGATGAAACAGTCTCTATCTACCATTGCGAAAATGTAACCATTCAATGGTGTCTGATATCCGAAAGTTTGTACGATGCTGGCCATGTTAAAGGCACCCATGGGTTCGGAGGAATATGGGGATCAAACCGCAGCACGTACCATCACAACCTGCTGGCACACCACACCAGCCGGAATCCGCGTTTTGCTTCTGGTTGCGGATATAACGATTTCAGAAACAACGTGGTGTACAACTGGGGTTATAACAGTGCCTATGGTGGTGAAAAACAACAGGCAGGCAATGAGAAGTTTAACTTTACCGTAGTCAACATGGTAGCCAATTACTACAAGCCGGGACCTGCAACCCGTTCGGGTGAGGTGACGTACCGCATTGTTAATCCTACATCAAATGATTCAGCAGACGGTTTCGGCAAATGGTATGTTGCCGATAATGTGGTTCATGGCAATTCCGCAGTTACTGCGAATAACTGGGATGGTGGCGTGCAGCCTGAGGACGGTAGTTCGCATATTCCAAAATTAAAACTCGACCGACCTTTTGACGCTATACCTATCAACCAGCAAACGGCTGAAGATGCCTATCACGCTGTTCTTGAGAATGCAGGCGCCTCACTGCCCAAACGCGATGCAGTGGATACACGCATTATTGACGAAACCCGTAATGGCTATGCCACTTATGAAGGCGGAACATATGAGAAGAATAACCGCGTGCCTGATGAATCAAAAAAATGCGGTATTATTGATTCACAGACAGATGTTGGTGGGTGGCCCGAACTCAGAAGTCTGCCTGCTCCGCTTGACAGTGATGCGGACGGTATGCCAGACGAATGGGAAAAGAGATATGGGTTTGATCCGCATGACGCTGCCGACACCTCAAAGGACAAGGACAACGACGGATACACCAACATTGAGGAATACCTCAATGGAACAAATCCGACTGAGTTTATCGACTATACCAGGCCCGAGAATAACGTGAACACACTATAG
- a CDS encoding arylsulfatase yields the protein MMSKPNIVFILADDLGFGDVRANNPESKIPTPNLDRIAAEGMRFTDAHTNSAMCSPTRYGLMTGRYAWRTWLKRIVLPHFSKPLIDEGRMTLASLLKSHGYATAAVGKWHLGLGWQAKDGETFDPEVWTPHQIDAIDFTKPLKGSPLDHGFDYFFGLNASNNMLPYCFIENDRAVLEPDERKWPVYDTESTVGLMSPDYTSEKIDQVLFSKAKAWLNTHFEERQDDPFFLYFPSSAIHRPCLPTHKWIGKSQAGLRGDKVAELDDIVGRLLGELEKHGALDNTLVIFSSDNGGLAGDPEQALQKLADNGYGQVWPSRQLLGRIDEGIHSVQGRKQLTYSHRCNGEFFGYKTDIYEGGHRVPFLVRWLGKVTAGTVCDETICMTDMLATVAALSGETLPEDAGEDSYNILPLILGEEIEKPIREATVHHSGQGMFAIRKGEWKLVLGQESGGQTDRTVETEGQLYNMETDKEETTNVYEEHPEVIAELTALLEKYEREGRSAPVIA from the coding sequence ATGATGAGTAAACCCAATATCGTTTTTATTCTGGCAGACGACCTCGGATTTGGTGATGTACGAGCAAATAATCCCGAGTCGAAAATTCCAACACCAAATCTGGATCGGATAGCAGCGGAAGGAATGCGATTTACCGATGCGCATACCAACTCGGCGATGTGTTCGCCTACGCGATACGGATTGATGACGGGAAGGTATGCGTGGCGTACCTGGTTAAAAAGGATCGTGTTGCCACACTTTTCGAAACCACTGATAGACGAAGGGCGAATGACGCTGGCATCGCTTTTAAAGTCGCATGGATATGCAACCGCAGCGGTTGGCAAATGGCATCTGGGTTTGGGATGGCAGGCCAAAGATGGCGAGACATTTGATCCAGAGGTCTGGACACCGCATCAGATTGATGCGATTGATTTTACCAAACCACTAAAGGGAAGCCCCCTGGATCACGGGTTTGATTATTTTTTTGGATTGAACGCGTCAAACAATATGCTACCGTATTGTTTTATTGAAAATGATCGCGCAGTTTTAGAACCGGATGAGCGAAAGTGGCCAGTGTATGATACCGAATCGACTGTGGGATTGATGTCGCCGGATTATACGTCGGAGAAAATTGATCAAGTTCTGTTTAGCAAAGCAAAAGCATGGCTGAATACGCATTTTGAAGAGCGGCAGGACGATCCTTTCTTTTTGTATTTTCCATCGTCGGCCATCCATCGTCCGTGTTTGCCAACCCATAAGTGGATTGGAAAAAGTCAGGCGGGATTGAGAGGTGATAAGGTTGCAGAATTAGATGATATTGTCGGGCGTTTGTTGGGAGAATTGGAAAAACACGGCGCGCTCGATAACACGCTGGTGATCTTTTCAAGTGATAACGGCGGGCTTGCAGGCGATCCTGAGCAAGCGTTGCAGAAATTGGCGGACAATGGGTATGGTCAGGTTTGGCCGTCCCGGCAATTGTTGGGCAGAATCGATGAAGGGATTCACAGTGTGCAAGGAAGAAAACAGTTGACGTATAGCCATCGGTGCAACGGAGAGTTTTTTGGTTACAAAACGGATATATATGAAGGCGGACACCGCGTGCCTTTTTTGGTACGCTGGCTAGGTAAGGTAACGGCGGGAACAGTTTGTGATGAGACGATTTGCATGACGGATATGCTGGCGACTGTAGCGGCGCTTTCGGGTGAGACCTTGCCCGAAGATGCGGGTGAGGACAGCTATAATATATTGCCATTGATATTGGGCGAAGAAATTGAGAAACCAATTCGAGAGGCGACGGTCCATCACTCCGGTCAGGGGATGTTCGCAATCAGGAAAGGCGAATGGAAGCTGGTATTGGGACAGGAATCGGGGGGTCAGACCGATCGCACGGTTGAAACTGAGGGGCAACTTTACAATATGGAGACAGACAAAGAAGAAACCACAAATGTGTATGAAGAACATCCTGAAGTGATAGCAGAGTTGACGGCTTTGTTGGAAAAGTATGAGCGCGAGGGACGGAGTGCACCAGTGATAGCTTAA